One Lepisosteus oculatus isolate fLepOcu1 chromosome 13, fLepOcu1.hap2, whole genome shotgun sequence genomic region harbors:
- the sst1.1 gene encoding somatostatin 1, tandem duplicate 1, translated as MLSSRVQCALALLCLALAVSSVSAAPSDLRLRQLLQRSLAASAGKQELARYTLAELLSELAQSENEALESDDLSRAAEQDEVRLELERSANPALAPRERKAGCKNFFWKTFTSC; from the exons ATGCTGTCCTCTCGCGTCCAATGCGCGCTGGCTCTCCTGTGTCTTGCCTTGGCTGTTAGCAGCGTCTCCGCCGCACCTTCAGACTTGAGACTCCGGCAACTTCTCCAGAGATCGCTGGCTGCGTCCGCAGGAAAGCAG gagcTTGCGAGATACACTCTTGCAGAGCTGTTGTCGGAGCTGGCCCAGTCGGAGAACGAGGCGCTGGAATCCGACGATCTATCCCGGGCAGCCGAGCAAGATGAAGTCAGGCTCGAGCTGGAGAGATCTGCCAACCCGGCCCTAGCCCCCAGAGAACGCAAAGCGGGGTGCAAgaatttcttctggaaaactttCACATCGTGCTAA